The Aggregatilinea lenta genome includes a region encoding these proteins:
- a CDS encoding FAD-dependent oxidoreductase — translation MHLDPPALQREPRTEQIDCDLVIAGGGIAGTCCAITAARAGLRVTLIQDRPVLGGNASSEVRLWILGATAHMGNNNRWAREGGVIDELLVENMYRNPEGNALIFDTIVLEKVVEEPNIRLLLNTMVYEVIKSRADHIDGVRAFCSQNSTRYEARAPLFCDASGDGIVGFLSGAAFRMGAESNDEFGEKLAPSHAYGELLGHTLYFYSKDTGQPVTFVPPSFALTDITQIPRFHSFNATEYGARLWWIEYGGRLDTVHDTETIKWELWKVVYGVWNYVKNSGKFPEAETLTLEWVGHIPGKRESRRFEGAYMLRQQDLIEQRGHYDAVSFGGWALDLHPADGIYSEKPGCTQWHARGIYQIPYRTMYSRNIDNLFLAGRILSASHVAFASTRVQATLGSAAQAVGMAAVLCHRDGLLPADLSAPHQIKGLQRHLIRAGQHIPHVPLNDEEDLARRATISASSAYELASLPPSGETVALDEPWAQMLPVEAGRMPRVTLTVDAAEATTLQVHLRTSDAPDNYTPDVILAEQCFDLDAGAGQAISPTFDVDIHNARYVFVCLLRNPAVRVHTSAQRVTGVLSVSNTQNPAVSNYGKQEPGQDIGVETFEFWVPLRRPKGHNLAIQIDPPLRAFAPSNVANGWARPTSGPNAWVAALDDPAPCLTLTWAQPQTIRQIALGFDTDFDHPMESVLLGHPERMMPFCVRHYRITDGHGTVLAERDDNHQTRGTITLDEPVLTDSLTVEILGVHGDVPAAVFEVRCYS, via the coding sequence ATGCATCTCGATCCTCCTGCGCTACAGCGCGAGCCACGTACGGAACAGATTGACTGCGATCTGGTGATCGCCGGCGGCGGCATCGCCGGGACGTGCTGCGCGATCACCGCAGCGCGCGCCGGGCTGCGCGTCACCCTGATTCAGGATCGCCCGGTGTTGGGAGGCAACGCGTCCAGCGAAGTCCGGCTCTGGATTCTGGGCGCGACGGCCCATATGGGCAATAACAACCGTTGGGCGCGTGAAGGCGGCGTCATCGACGAGCTGCTGGTCGAGAACATGTATCGCAACCCCGAAGGCAACGCGCTGATCTTCGACACGATCGTGCTGGAAAAGGTCGTCGAGGAGCCGAACATCCGCCTGCTGCTCAACACGATGGTGTACGAGGTGATCAAGTCCCGCGCGGACCACATCGACGGGGTGCGCGCGTTTTGCAGCCAGAACTCGACGCGCTACGAGGCCCGCGCGCCACTGTTTTGCGACGCGTCGGGCGACGGCATCGTCGGCTTTCTGTCCGGTGCGGCCTTCCGCATGGGCGCGGAAAGCAACGACGAATTTGGCGAGAAGCTGGCCCCCAGCCACGCCTATGGCGAGCTGTTGGGCCACACCCTTTACTTCTACAGCAAAGACACCGGCCAGCCGGTAACCTTCGTCCCGCCGAGCTTCGCGCTCACCGACATCACACAGATTCCGCGCTTCCACAGCTTCAACGCGACGGAATATGGCGCGCGGCTGTGGTGGATCGAGTATGGCGGTCGGCTGGACACGGTCCACGACACTGAAACGATCAAGTGGGAGCTGTGGAAAGTCGTCTACGGCGTCTGGAATTATGTCAAGAATTCCGGCAAGTTCCCGGAGGCGGAAACGCTGACGCTGGAATGGGTCGGCCATATCCCCGGCAAGCGTGAGAGCCGCCGCTTCGAGGGAGCCTACATGCTGCGCCAGCAGGACCTGATCGAGCAGCGCGGACACTACGACGCGGTGTCCTTCGGCGGGTGGGCGCTGGACTTGCACCCCGCCGACGGCATTTACAGCGAGAAGCCGGGCTGCACCCAGTGGCATGCGCGCGGCATCTACCAGATTCCCTACCGCACGATGTACAGCCGCAACATCGACAACCTGTTCCTGGCAGGCCGCATCCTCAGCGCGTCGCACGTCGCCTTCGCCTCGACGCGCGTCCAGGCGACACTCGGCAGCGCGGCGCAGGCGGTCGGCATGGCCGCCGTGTTGTGCCACCGCGATGGGCTGCTCCCCGCGGATCTCAGCGCGCCGCACCAGATCAAAGGCCTCCAGCGGCACCTGATCCGCGCCGGGCAGCACATCCCGCACGTGCCGCTCAACGACGAGGAAGACCTCGCCCGCCGCGCGACGATCTCGGCCAGCAGCGCCTACGAGCTGGCGTCCCTGCCGCCGTCCGGTGAGACGGTCGCGCTCGATGAACCCTGGGCACAGATGCTGCCAGTGGAAGCGGGCCGGATGCCGCGCGTCACGCTCACCGTGGACGCGGCGGAGGCTACCACACTCCAGGTGCACCTGCGCACCAGCGACGCGCCGGACAACTACACGCCGGACGTAATCCTGGCCGAGCAGTGCTTCGATCTGGACGCGGGCGCGGGACAGGCCATCAGCCCGACCTTCGACGTGGACATCCACAACGCGCGCTACGTGTTCGTCTGCCTGCTGCGCAACCCGGCGGTCCGGGTGCACACCAGCGCGCAGCGCGTGACGGGCGTGCTGTCCGTCTCGAACACGCAGAACCCCGCCGTCTCGAACTATGGTAAGCAGGAGCCGGGGCAGGACATCGGCGTGGAAACGTTCGAGTTCTGGGTGCCGCTGCGCCGCCCGAAGGGGCACAACCTCGCCATACAGATCGATCCGCCGCTGCGCGCCTTCGCGCCAAGCAACGTCGCCAACGGCTGGGCGCGGCCCACATCCGGGCCAAACGCGTGGGTCGCCGCGCTGGACGACCCGGCTCCGTGCCTGACGCTGACGTGGGCCCAGCCGCAGACCATCCGCCAGATCGCGCTTGGCTTCGACACGGACTTCGATCACCCGATGGAATCGGTGCTGCTGGGCCACCCGGAGCGCATGATGCCGTTTTGCGTGCGGCACTATCGCATCACCGACGGGCACGGCACAGTGCTCGCGGAGCGCGACGACAACCACCAGACGCGCGGCACCATCACGCTCGACGAGCCGGTGCTCACCGATAGCCTGACCGTCGAGATTCTGGGCGTGCACGGGGACGTTCCGGCGGCAGTGTTCGAAGTGCGCTGCTATAGTTGA
- a CDS encoding ABC transporter ATP-binding protein, translating to MNIVRTESLTKKYGTPDQPIYALNDVNLEVAEGEFLAIMGPSGSGKSTLLYLLGGLDRPTSGKVWVRDAELSKLGDDALSHLRRTALGFVFQFFNLVPVLTARENVAMPLILDGVQRPEALHRADDALALVNMADRGTHRPSELSGGQQQRVALARAMIARPAVVLADEPTGNLDSRSSDEMVQMLRQTVDASGQTMILVTHDPRVAAYADRIVFLKDGKIADDNRLKGQGSADQIRDQLSKVALA from the coding sequence ATGAACATCGTACGTACCGAGTCACTCACGAAAAAATACGGCACTCCCGACCAGCCCATCTACGCCCTGAACGACGTTAATCTGGAAGTGGCCGAAGGGGAATTTCTGGCGATTATGGGGCCGAGCGGTTCCGGCAAAAGCACGCTCCTGTACCTGTTGGGCGGGCTGGACCGGCCTACCAGCGGCAAAGTGTGGGTGCGCGATGCCGAACTTTCCAAGTTGGGCGACGATGCGCTGTCGCACCTGCGCCGCACGGCGCTCGGCTTTGTGTTTCAGTTCTTCAACCTCGTGCCGGTGCTGACCGCGCGCGAAAACGTCGCCATGCCGCTTATCCTCGACGGCGTGCAGCGCCCCGAAGCGCTGCACCGCGCCGACGACGCATTGGCCCTCGTCAACATGGCCGATCGCGGCACGCACCGCCCATCCGAGCTGTCGGGCGGGCAGCAGCAGCGCGTCGCGCTGGCGCGCGCCATGATCGCCCGTCCCGCCGTGGTGCTGGCCGACGAGCCGACGGGTAACCTCGACTCCCGGTCCAGCGACGAGATGGTGCAGATGCTGCGCCAGACGGTCGATGCGTCCGGCCAGACGATGATCCTGGTCACGCACGACCCGCGCGTGGCGGCCTACGCGGACCGCATCGTATTCCTCAAGGACGGCAAAATCGCGGACGACAACCGGCTCAAAGGGCAGGGCAGTGCCGACCAGATCCGCGACCAGTTGAGCAAAGTTGCTCTCGCCTGA
- a CDS encoding carbohydrate ABC transporter permease, translating to MTVGQYEMASMAKSRRQIVSDKLVLYGALLVISLFAFFPIYWMLVTSLTPAKEVFAFPPRLFPSSLTLDYYRDFFNKPELIRFFRNSVLVSSVTAVGSIIISSYAAYSFSKFRYWGRKSLMFLVLSAQMFPQALLLIALYLMFDSLGLLNSYWAVILAFTTFTLPLCIWMLKSYFDGIPNDLIEAAKVDGANQFQIIHRVLLPIAAPALVSTGLFAFIRGWNDFIYALTLAGPEKMTLPPGLVLFYTGEFQTAWPNLMAASLIVSLPIVVGFLIMQRYIVGGVTAGAVKG from the coding sequence ATGACCGTCGGACAGTATGAAATGGCAAGCATGGCGAAATCGCGCCGCCAGATCGTCTCGGACAAACTGGTGCTTTACGGTGCGCTGTTGGTCATCAGCCTGTTTGCCTTCTTCCCCATTTACTGGATGCTGGTGACCTCACTCACCCCGGCCAAAGAAGTCTTCGCCTTCCCGCCGCGCCTGTTTCCCAGCTCGCTGACGCTGGACTACTACCGCGACTTCTTCAACAAGCCGGAGCTGATCCGATTCTTCCGCAACAGCGTGCTGGTGTCGAGCGTGACGGCGGTCGGCAGCATCATCATTTCGTCCTACGCGGCCTATTCGTTCTCGAAGTTCCGCTACTGGGGCCGCAAGTCGCTGATGTTCCTGGTGCTGTCGGCGCAGATGTTCCCCCAGGCGCTGCTGTTGATCGCGCTCTACCTGATGTTCGACAGCCTGGGCCTGCTCAACAGCTACTGGGCCGTAATCCTGGCCTTCACCACCTTCACGCTGCCGCTGTGTATCTGGATGCTCAAGAGCTACTTCGACGGCATCCCCAACGACCTGATCGAAGCGGCGAAGGTGGACGGTGCCAACCAGTTCCAGATCATCCACCGCGTGCTGCTGCCCATTGCCGCGCCCGCGCTGGTGTCGACCGGGCTGTTCGCGTTCATTCGCGGCTGGAACGACTTCATCTACGCGCTGACGCTGGCCGGGCCGGAGAAAATGACGCTGCCGCCCGGACTGGTGCTGTTCTACACGGGCGAGTTCCAGACCGCGTGGCCGAACCTGATGGCCGCCTCGCTGATCGTGTCGCTGCCCATCGTCGTCGGCTTCCTGATCATGCAGCGTTACATCGTCGGCGGCGTGACGGCGGGTGCCGTCAAAGGCTAA
- a CDS encoding PadR family transcriptional regulator — MSVKHTLLGLLYQRPMHGYELGKQLSLTINAEWDVKPGQIASTLARLKDADLVDYDIEATDDAPDRKVYCITEAGRDELERWCLTPEVRDYRLGDAFYIKLVLSLTGGPVSPDQILLIQRRELYQQLHQATDLVRQADPATQLPWILLLESAVMHLEADLRWIEMCEARLPDLKHFEPPKPVPKRRGRPKRQRSRSHEFPVPSPSEQ, encoded by the coding sequence ATGTCGGTCAAACACACGCTTCTGGGCCTGCTCTACCAACGCCCGATGCACGGCTACGAGCTGGGCAAGCAGCTCAGCCTGACGATCAACGCCGAGTGGGATGTCAAGCCCGGCCAGATCGCCAGCACGCTCGCCCGCCTCAAAGACGCGGATCTGGTCGATTACGACATCGAGGCCACCGACGACGCGCCCGATCGGAAGGTCTACTGCATCACTGAGGCAGGCCGCGACGAGTTGGAGCGCTGGTGTCTGACGCCCGAAGTGCGCGATTACCGCCTGGGCGATGCGTTTTACATCAAGCTCGTGCTCAGCCTGACGGGCGGCCCGGTCAGCCCGGACCAGATCCTGCTCATCCAGCGGCGCGAGCTGTACCAGCAGCTTCACCAGGCGACGGATCTGGTCCGTCAGGCCGATCCCGCGACGCAGCTCCCGTGGATTCTGCTGCTCGAAAGCGCCGTGATGCATCTGGAAGCCGATCTGCGCTGGATTGAAATGTGCGAGGCGCGCCTGCCCGACCTGAAACACTTCGAGCCGCCCAAGCCTGTCCCCAAACGGCGTGGACGGCCCAAGCGGCAGCGTTCCAGGTCTCATGAATTTCCTGTACCCAGTCCGTCTGAGCAGTGA
- a CDS encoding ABC transporter substrate-binding protein, translating into MNCKTRSKFTFVAALVLVAALAVGLVPALAQGKITFTAWSTNEGQSRDVIMAAVDAYSADTGAEIEDVSYPYNEYLNQVLLQARGGNISGVAQLDIAWLAPLAQMGVLKDLGSVAEGVGYTDAALSSGQYEGVQYGLPWTTASIGMVANTQLLEAAGITELPTTIEEFEAALEALKAYDPDVIPYAAMTDTAQLKDIIPWIWTFGGTIIDDEGNVVLDDGAVQAVDWYASLLERGLIAADMDRFDARQLFAQGRVGFYEDAILARSVAAGNEADQALVDGIVSLPRPVLNEGDTPQSLLWGHLLVVFDDDNAEAAAEFAKFLSSDQDTALTYFDALGLPPTTADTLNSDTVQNDEYVKTWSEQVTATARTNPLWPYAESARMESTLNEMVQAVLTGDMSAEDAMAQARDELNDLIG; encoded by the coding sequence ATGAACTGCAAGACCCGTTCCAAATTTACGTTTGTGGCAGCGCTGGTGCTCGTCGCGGCGCTAGCCGTGGGCCTGGTCCCGGCGCTGGCGCAGGGCAAGATCACCTTTACCGCCTGGTCCACCAACGAGGGCCAATCGCGTGACGTGATCATGGCCGCCGTGGACGCCTATTCCGCCGACACTGGCGCGGAGATCGAAGACGTTTCCTACCCGTACAACGAGTACCTGAATCAGGTGCTGCTCCAGGCGCGCGGCGGCAACATCAGCGGCGTGGCCCAGCTCGATATCGCGTGGCTGGCTCCGCTGGCTCAGATGGGTGTGCTAAAGGACCTGGGCAGCGTGGCCGAGGGCGTGGGCTACACCGACGCGGCGCTGAGCAGCGGCCAGTACGAGGGCGTGCAGTACGGCCTGCCCTGGACCACCGCCTCGATCGGCATGGTCGCCAACACGCAGCTGCTGGAAGCGGCTGGCATCACCGAGCTGCCCACCACCATCGAGGAGTTCGAGGCCGCGTTGGAAGCGCTTAAGGCGTACGACCCGGACGTGATCCCCTACGCCGCTATGACCGACACCGCCCAGCTCAAGGACATCATCCCCTGGATCTGGACCTTCGGCGGCACGATCATCGACGATGAAGGCAACGTGGTGCTGGACGACGGCGCAGTGCAGGCCGTTGACTGGTACGCCAGCTTGCTCGAGCGCGGCCTGATCGCCGCCGATATGGACCGCTTCGACGCACGCCAGCTCTTTGCGCAGGGCCGCGTGGGCTTCTACGAAGACGCGATCCTGGCGCGCAGCGTGGCCGCCGGTAACGAGGCCGACCAGGCGCTGGTTGACGGCATCGTTTCGCTGCCGCGCCCCGTGCTGAACGAAGGCGACACGCCGCAGTCGCTGCTGTGGGGTCACCTGCTGGTCGTGTTCGATGACGACAACGCCGAGGCCGCCGCGGAGTTCGCCAAGTTCCTCAGCTCCGATCAGGACACCGCGCTGACATACTTCGACGCGCTGGGCCTGCCGCCTACCACCGCCGACACGCTGAACTCCGACACGGTCCAGAACGACGAATACGTGAAGACGTGGTCGGAGCAGGTGACGGCGACCGCGCGCACCAACCCGCTCTGGCCCTATGCCGAATCGGCGCGCATGGAAAGCACGCTGAACGAAATGGTGCAGGCCGTCCTGACCGGCGATATGAGCGCGGAAGACGCGATGGCGCAGGCGCGCGACGAGCTGAACGACCTGATCGGCTAA
- a CDS encoding ABC transporter permease, with translation MTTQSTTHTHARGATTWQMTVMALRYLGGRKLRTTLTTLAIVFGVALIFSVNLVLPGMRELFNQSMTTVTGTDVSITNVAGGTFDPAPVMDVVDRNEDVQAAVGLLYRQFVLPDDKSDVLGDLSQIQIVGVDPALVDGVYHFVMSEGRFLEPGESGSVIISSSVTDLAPQLQVGSTFSLTTVGGLKTFTVVGMYTPESPLAVPQFIVSLSDAQAALDQLGMINTVEVLLKPGADHDAVTKELQQALGDSYTLDDRAATSALPSIDVGFAMMSLFAALALFLGAFLIFNTFRTVVLERRRDLGMLRAIGATRQQITQTILVEGLIQGILGTLIGMVLGYLLAAALLSGIQSLADYVTFVGDMKLSFNVTAFAVPLIVGPLVALVASYWPARAAGRMSPLEALRPVPAAGLRHAARWSLIAGGLCVAVAIVLMLTGSKGATFGAVLFMGGMVIAAPGLVLPASRLFGPLVTLWFNREGDLAQGNVARQPGRAAITGSTLMIGVASIVMVAAMVSAFMDLGQDLTDGTFASDIMILPQSIAVYDNVLGADQSLAGDIQALPDVETVSTLRAAATTTDGAPLSLLGIDLSTFRDVETLMFEEGNADDAFAALSAGRGAIVTPLGASTLGLKYGDDFVIETAEGPQTYKVVALAQDLLTFKTTTALISQENMAADFHKSEDVLLMINLTPGADKDAALSEVESLLAGYPQFTAHLSKDYAETMMETTRSATVMFYIIAALILIPAGLGLLNTLTINVLERTREIGMIRAVGGSRSQVRRMVTGEALLLGIFGAAMGVLTGVAISYGFIAAFSFIGWDMPYTFPVAGIIAALIIGILLALSAGIMPARSAAKLDIIRALQYE, from the coding sequence ATGACGACACAATCAACGACTCACACGCACGCACGCGGCGCGACGACGTGGCAAATGACCGTGATGGCGCTGCGTTACCTGGGCGGGCGTAAGCTGCGCACCACCCTCACCACGCTGGCGATTGTCTTTGGCGTGGCGCTGATCTTCAGCGTAAACCTCGTGCTGCCCGGCATGCGGGAGCTGTTCAACCAGTCGATGACCACCGTCACCGGGACGGACGTCTCGATCACCAATGTGGCGGGCGGCACCTTTGATCCTGCCCCGGTCATGGACGTGGTCGATCGGAATGAGGACGTGCAGGCGGCGGTCGGCCTTCTTTACCGCCAGTTTGTGCTGCCCGACGACAAGAGTGACGTTCTGGGCGATCTATCCCAGATCCAGATCGTCGGCGTCGATCCCGCGCTGGTAGATGGCGTCTATCACTTTGTGATGAGCGAAGGCCGCTTTCTTGAGCCCGGCGAAAGCGGCAGCGTGATCATCTCCAGCAGCGTCACGGATCTCGCCCCGCAGCTTCAGGTCGGCTCGACCTTTTCCCTGACGACGGTGGGCGGCCTGAAGACCTTCACCGTGGTCGGCATGTACACGCCCGAAAGCCCGCTGGCCGTGCCGCAGTTCATCGTGTCCCTGTCCGACGCGCAGGCCGCGCTCGATCAGCTAGGCATGATCAACACGGTGGAAGTGCTGCTCAAGCCGGGTGCGGACCACGACGCCGTGACGAAGGAACTTCAGCAGGCGCTGGGCGATAGTTACACGCTGGACGACCGCGCTGCGACGAGCGCGCTGCCGTCGATCGACGTGGGCTTCGCCATGATGAGCCTGTTTGCGGCGCTGGCGCTGTTTTTGGGCGCGTTCCTTATCTTCAACACCTTCCGCACGGTGGTGCTCGAACGTCGCCGCGACCTGGGCATGCTGCGCGCCATCGGTGCGACGCGGCAGCAGATCACGCAGACGATCCTGGTCGAAGGCTTGATCCAGGGCATCCTCGGCACGCTGATCGGCATGGTGCTGGGCTACCTTCTGGCGGCGGCGCTGCTGTCGGGCATCCAGTCTCTCGCGGACTACGTCACCTTCGTGGGCGACATGAAGCTGAGCTTCAACGTGACCGCGTTTGCCGTCCCGCTGATCGTGGGGCCGCTGGTTGCGCTGGTCGCAAGCTATTGGCCCGCGCGCGCCGCTGGCCGGATGTCCCCGCTGGAAGCGCTGCGCCCCGTGCCCGCCGCCGGACTGCGCCATGCGGCGCGCTGGAGCCTGATCGCGGGCGGCCTCTGCGTGGCCGTGGCCATCGTGCTGATGCTGACCGGCAGCAAGGGCGCGACCTTCGGCGCGGTGCTGTTCATGGGCGGCATGGTGATCGCCGCGCCGGGGCTGGTCCTTCCGGCGTCGCGCTTGTTCGGCCCGTTGGTGACGCTGTGGTTCAACCGTGAGGGCGATCTGGCGCAGGGTAACGTCGCGCGCCAGCCGGGACGCGCGGCCATCACCGGCAGCACGCTGATGATCGGCGTGGCGTCCATCGTGATGGTGGCGGCGATGGTGAGCGCCTTCATGGATCTCGGCCAGGACCTCACCGACGGCACGTTTGCCAGCGACATCATGATCCTGCCGCAGAGCATCGCCGTCTACGACAACGTGCTGGGCGCGGATCAGTCCCTGGCCGGTGACATCCAGGCCCTGCCGGACGTGGAGACGGTCTCCACCCTGCGCGCGGCTGCAACCACAACCGACGGCGCACCGCTTTCCCTGCTGGGCATCGATCTATCGACCTTCCGCGACGTTGAAACGCTGATGTTCGAGGAAGGTAATGCCGACGACGCGTTCGCGGCGTTGAGCGCCGGGCGCGGCGCGATCGTCACGCCGCTGGGCGCTTCGACGTTGGGCCTCAAGTACGGCGACGACTTCGTGATCGAGACGGCGGAAGGCCCCCAGACCTATAAAGTCGTCGCGCTGGCGCAGGACCTGCTCACGTTCAAGACGACCACGGCGCTGATCTCGCAGGAAAACATGGCGGCGGATTTCCATAAATCGGAAGATGTGCTGCTGATGATCAACCTGACGCCGGGCGCGGACAAAGACGCGGCGCTGTCCGAAGTCGAGTCGCTGCTCGCCGGTTATCCGCAGTTCACGGCGCACCTGTCCAAAGACTATGCGGAAACGATGATGGAGACGACCAGGAGCGCCACGGTGATGTTCTACATCATCGCCGCCCTGATCCTGATTCCCGCCGGGTTGGGCCTTCTAAACACGCTGACGATCAACGTGCTGGAACGCACGCGTGAAATCGGCATGATCCGCGCGGTCGGCGGCAGCCGCAGCCAGGTGCGCCGCATGGTAACCGGTGAGGCGCTGCTGCTGGGCATCTTCGGCGCGGCGATGGGCGTGCTGACGGGCGTCGCCATCAGCTACGGGTTCATCGCGGCTTTCAGCTTCATCGGCTGGGACATGCCCTATACCTTCCCGGTGGCGGGTATCATCGCCGCGCTGATCATCGGCATCCTGCTGGCACTCTCCGCCGGGATCATGCCCGCGCGCAGCGCCGCCAAGCTCGATATCATCCGCGCGCTGCAATACGAATAA
- a CDS encoding MFS transporter, protein MTPAPSPLPQHAWHENQPWKTLFAAIWTGQAFSLLGSQLVQFALIWWLTQETGSATVLATAALVGQLPQILIGPIAGALVDRWDRRAVMIVADGGVALSTLWLVYLFAVGAADTPHVFLVLMLRSTGGAFHWPAMQASTSLMVPKQHLPRVAGFNQMLSGAINIVAPPFGALLLKALPIEQVLAIDIATAAIAIVPLLFIAVPQPDPEPDRAGSGRPGVLHDLTEGFRYAAHLPGLMTFFGVAIVVSFVFFPAIALIPILVTDHFGGAALQLAWMDSAWGIGIVLGGLTLGVWGGFKRLMDTAGFGLCGQGIGMAVVGIAPASGFAIGVGGLFFTGFMFPITNGPLQAILQSNVAPSMQGRIFTLMNSITSAVTPVSLLIAGPVADAVGVRFWFALAGITCLLCSTTALFFPPLRNLEADMQADTARREQLQAAQPT, encoded by the coding sequence ATGACCCCAGCTCCTTCTCCGTTGCCGCAGCACGCCTGGCACGAAAACCAGCCCTGGAAAACGCTGTTCGCCGCTATCTGGACTGGCCAGGCCTTCTCACTCCTGGGCAGCCAGCTCGTTCAGTTCGCGCTGATCTGGTGGCTGACCCAAGAAACCGGCTCAGCGACCGTGCTCGCCACCGCCGCCCTGGTAGGACAGCTCCCCCAGATCCTGATCGGCCCCATCGCAGGGGCACTGGTGGACCGCTGGGACCGGCGCGCCGTGATGATCGTCGCGGATGGCGGCGTGGCGCTCTCGACGCTGTGGCTCGTCTATCTCTTCGCCGTGGGCGCGGCGGACACTCCGCACGTGTTCCTCGTCCTGATGCTGCGCTCGACGGGCGGGGCGTTCCACTGGCCCGCGATGCAGGCCTCCACCTCGCTGATGGTCCCCAAACAACATCTGCCGCGCGTCGCGGGATTCAACCAGATGCTTTCGGGCGCGATCAACATCGTCGCGCCGCCGTTCGGCGCGCTGCTGCTGAAGGCCCTGCCGATCGAGCAGGTGCTGGCGATCGACATTGCCACCGCCGCGATCGCGATTGTGCCGCTGTTGTTCATCGCCGTGCCGCAGCCCGACCCGGAACCGGATCGCGCGGGGAGCGGCAGGCCCGGCGTGCTGCACGATCTGACCGAGGGGTTCCGGTATGCGGCCCATTTGCCGGGCCTGATGACCTTCTTCGGCGTCGCCATCGTGGTGAGTTTTGTATTTTTCCCCGCGATCGCGCTCATACCGATACTGGTGACCGATCACTTCGGCGGGGCGGCGCTGCAGCTCGCGTGGATGGACTCCGCGTGGGGGATCGGGATCGTGCTGGGCGGGCTGACGCTGGGGGTCTGGGGCGGCTTCAAGCGGCTGATGGACACCGCCGGGTTCGGGCTGTGCGGGCAGGGGATCGGCATGGCGGTGGTGGGGATCGCCCCGGCCAGCGGATTTGCGATCGGGGTGGGCGGGCTGTTCTTCACGGGCTTCATGTTCCCGATCACGAACGGGCCGCTGCAGGCGATCTTGCAGTCGAACGTAGCACCCAGTATGCAGGGGCGCATCTTCACGCTGATGAACTCGATCACGTCGGCGGTGACGCCCGTCAGCCTGCTGATCGCGGGTCCGGTTGCGGACGCGGTCGGGGTGCGGTTCTGGTTCGCCCTGGCGGGCATCACCTGCCTGTTGTGCAGTACGACCGCGCTGTTCTTCCCGCCGCTGCGCAATCTCGAAGCGGATATGCAGGCGGACACGGCGCGCAGGGAACAGCTTCAGGCCGCGCAGCCGACGTAA
- a CDS encoding VOC family protein translates to MTLQLDHIVIAVRDLDTAIADFKALGFTVNRGGAHANHATHNALIVFSDGTYLELLAPTGQPPLPDLIDFGALLGDDEGLSGFALRSDDLDADAARLRAAGFGVGDPVPGERRREDGVLVRWRLALLDGDFAPFLIEDVTPHDLRVPADSDLTAHLNGARGVCGLAIAARDLPVTQDRYARLFGVPFGEALPSITLRDGNADALDALQLDIAYSAQPPTASAFSHGVRFESCPPEHVTR, encoded by the coding sequence ATGACCCTCCAGCTTGACCACATCGTGATCGCCGTGCGCGACCTGGACACGGCGATCGCGGATTTCAAAGCGCTCGGCTTCACCGTAAACCGGGGCGGCGCGCACGCCAATCACGCGACGCACAACGCCCTGATCGTCTTCTCCGATGGGACCTACCTCGAACTGCTGGCCCCTACCGGCCAGCCGCCCCTCCCCGACCTGATTGACTTCGGCGCGCTCCTGGGCGACGACGAAGGCTTGAGCGGCTTCGCACTGCGATCCGACGACCTCGACGCGGACGCAGCCCGGCTGCGTGCGGCGGGCTTCGGTGTGGGCGATCCCGTACCCGGCGAGCGCCGCCGCGAGGACGGCGTGCTGGTCCGGTGGCGACTGGCGCTGCTGGACGGCGACTTCGCACCGTTCCTGATCGAGGACGTCACTCCGCACGATCTGCGCGTGCCCGCCGATTCCGACCTGACCGCGCACCTGAACGGCGCGCGGGGCGTGTGCGGCCTCGCGATCGCGGCACGCGACCTACCCGTCACACAGGACCGTTACGCGCGGCTGTTTGGCGTGCCTTTCGGGGAGGCGCTGCCGAGCATCACGCTACGCGACGGGAACGCGGACGCGCTGGACGCGCTGCAGCTTGACATCGCCTACAGCGCACAGCCCCCCACCGCTTCCGCCTTCAGCCACGGGGTGCGCTTCGAGTCGTGCCCGCCGGAACACGTCACCCGTTAG